In bacterium, a single window of DNA contains:
- a CDS encoding peptidylprolyl isomerase, producing MPETETIVTLATNRGEIVLRFFPDSAPEHVKG from the coding sequence ATGCCCGAGACCGAGACCATCGTCACCCTCGCCACCAACCGGGGCGAGATCGTGCTGCGCTTCTTCCCGGACAGCGCACCCGAGCACGTGAAGGGG